Genomic DNA from Prunus persica cultivar Lovell chromosome G1, Prunus_persica_NCBIv2, whole genome shotgun sequence:
CTGAATTTCAGAAAGCCATATGGGATACTGACAATAAGGATGAGTTTGATGcaaaatggaatattgtggTTATAAAGGCTGGTTTGACTGACCATCCATGGCTAAGttcaatgtttgatttaaGGGAATCTTGGGTTCCAGCCTACGCACGACAATTTTTTGCCGCTGGAATGTCAAGCAGCCAAAGAGCGGAAGGTTctcatggttttttcaagcaataCATATCAAGGAGAAATTCGTTGATGGATTTCATAATACGATTTGAGAGGGCATTTTCTCATCAACGTGAAAAAGAGTTAGTTGCTGATCACGTAGATGCATTTGAAGTGGCTCAATGTCTTCTACCGATgccaatgaacaaacaaatggctaccttgtacacaaggacaatgtttcaaaagtttgagCAAGAACTAATACAAAGTACAGCATGTTTCCTAGAGCTCAAAACAGAGGATGCATGTAAAGTTGTGTTCAACGTGAgcgaaaggaaaaattgggaaacaagaGTGGCAGAAGTCGTATATGTCAAAGATTCTGACCACGCATCGTGTAGCTGcaaaagatttgaatttgttggaattatttGCAAGCACATCCTAGCATTGTTCAGAAGGGACCAGATTGAATATATGCccgataaatatattttgaagaggtGGAAGAAAACTGCGAAATGTGGATTGGTGTCAGATGCAAATGGCAACGAAATTAAAGACTGTGCAGATCCTGGCCTTCTAATAAAGCGGAGTACAATGTCTCGACTTGCTTCAAATGTGGTTGAGGATGCATTAATGAGTGAAGAAGGATGTGAGCTACTGTCAGAGACTCTAAAAAGTTTGCaggtgaagttgaagttgctgAAGGATGGACCAAGTAATAACGAAGTTGGAGGGTCCAGctctcaaacacaatataTGAAAGACCCTAAGAGAGTGAGGTGCAAAGGAAGGTCGAAAGGAATAACGGgagcaaaggaaaaggcaatgaAGCGAGGGATTAGACACTGTCGGGAGTGTGGACACATTGGTCATGATAGAAGACAATGCCCAGCCTTGAACACACCGTAAGATGCTACCACTATTTGTAATAAtatctaaaatatgaaaaggtaAAATTTTTATGTGCTTGTGTTTGATGTTTATGCAGGACATCACCGTCGAACAATGACAAATCAACTCCAATACATCGTAGTGACCCATTATTCGACGATTTTGACAAGATGCACAGACCAACTGAATGATTGATATTTGTATTAGACGAAATGTGGTTGTTATGAAGATTAATGATCAAGTGAAGTTTTATAGATTCAGTTTTTGAATgttattgtgtttttgttcatgtCCACCGATGAGCTCTTACTATGTCCACTggtaattgaaatgaaaattttcttggtttcatTCTTCCAAGACATTTGGAGACATGTTAATTTTACGTCTTCtccctatttataaattttcataGACATTTGATCAAGTTTGAAATTTGTAGTTATGTGAAGAAGCAATGACTCTTACCATGTAAAATGGGCAGTTTAGggtgaaatttgttttaacagagattcatttttcaattCCTCAGGGTAATGCAGCAATTACAGCAGCCAGCTGTTGTTTCCATTACCAGTAATCATTTCCAGCAGCAGCCACTTTTTCCGACTGGTTATTAGGGGCACGATTTTGTACACTTTTGTAAGTGAAGGATACTCGAAGCACTTTGTTGGAACAGAGCAAATAGAAACCAGcgggtaaaaaaaaaacataacattgCAGCTAATTACATTTCGATACATAggtgaaaaatattaaagggTACACTAACTTACATAAATACTCATAattccacacacaaaagaacATTTGATTGCAAAACATATTATGTGCTTCCTCATAGCAATACCACGATCTCCCCAACCAACTGAACAACGGTAGCCACAATCACTGGGTCGTACTCGTCAGCTTCTTCTTAGCAGGTCTCACATGCTTATGGCCACTCATATCCCTAGTGATATACACGAAATAAatcttcagcaatatttggaattttattatatataaataaaccataaaccatTCAGTAAACAATGTATAGCACATGTTATGTAACTTATGACTCAcgtgtcagttttttttttaacacattAGTACTCCAGCTCTTTAATGTAAATGGACATGATAAGGAGCATTTACTGATTCCCGGCTTTCTATGATATTGACTGCTTCTTGAataatatttccatatttgcaaaatataatgttaGACATTATAacacatgatgacttgcaatacatagtcccaataattatatatcaagcaaatgaaactgatatttgtgttattttaagtTAGATAATGACATTAAGGGAGTATATGTGCAATACCACGGTCACcctcaaccaactgaacagCGGTAGCCGCAATCACTTAGTCGTATCGGTCGGCTTCTTCCGAGCAGCTTTGACGTGCTTATGCTCATTCATGTCACCCCCATCGTCTAGTATCTCTCTCACAGCATCAGGGGACACATAGTTCCAATCATAACTTGTATGAGTAGTTGCCGCAAATGCTCGGAATTTGTCGAATCCTTCGTTGAATGCCAACTCCAGTTCAGTATGGTGCTCTTCGCATCGCATATGGTTCATCAAACAACCTTTGatttcatcattcattacTGTATCCAACTCCTCAGCTTTCAGCTTCCTGCTATGACTCAGCTTCAAGTACTTGTTCTTTTGGGATAACGCTTTGTTCACCCTAATGTTAAGATCAGCCAAAATTGCCTCGTCTTCAACACATTTCTCGTGCCATGAATTGATCAGTCTGGAATTATAATC
This window encodes:
- the LOC109947494 gene encoding protein FAR1-RELATED SEQUENCE 5-like, encoding MSGGSESDECATANGRVYIPEVRNEETPAVGMKFDSLDLVYNFYNRYAFLAGFDSTKVLTKQLGSVNIPIHQKVSIFEVQSGGMDKIGFIKKDIYNLECSVNGKLRNHDVELVTEYFMAEQKKNEAFYFKIEGDGHDRFSRCFWADATSRRAYGFYGDVVVFDTTFNTNRYDLTFAPMLGVNNHGQTIVLACAFLSKETTESFVWMFEEFKKAMPGGEPKTIITDQDAAMAIAISIAFPSTFHRLCIWHITSKFSVKLPRDAYKEYWPEFQKAIWDTDNKDEFDAKWNIVVIKAGLTDHPWLSSMFDLRESWVPAYARQFFAAGMSSSQRAEGSHGFFKQYISRRNSLMDFIIRFERAFSHQREKELVADHVDAFEVAQSCFLELKTEDACKVVFNVSERKNWETRVAEVVYVKDSDHASCSCKRFEFVGIICKHILALFRRDQIEYMPDKYILKRWKKTAKCGLVSDANGNEIKDCADPGLLIKRSTMSRLASNVVEDALMSEEGCELLSETLKSLQVKLKLLKDGPSNNEVGGSSSQTQYMKDPKRVRCKGRSKGITGAKEKAMKRGIRHCRECGHIGHDRRQCPALNTPTSPSNNDKSTPIHRSDPLFDDFDKMHRPTE